The proteins below are encoded in one region of Fervidicoccaceae archaeon:
- a CDS encoding DUF2148 domain-containing protein produces the protein MIEESEALREGILAAARLMVVSAITAPKARGVDNVRARILERPEEIEMLAKAMEEMAAELGEFYARDAISVRRSAAVVIVGCKIVDFGLKSMEGLRVGLNEALSLVNLGIALGSAVRAAAELGVDNRIMLTAGNAALRLGLIDADFALGVPLSATSKSVFFDRRWPPR, from the coding sequence TTGATTGAGGAGAGCGAGGCCCTCAGAGAGGGGATCCTAGCCGCGGCCAGGCTCATGGTTGTCAGCGCTATCACGGCCCCGAAAGCTCGAGGGGTCGACAACGTGCGCGCGAGGATCCTCGAGAGGCCGGAGGAGATCGAGATGCTCGCGAAAGCGATGGAGGAGATGGCTGCCGAGCTCGGCGAATTCTACGCGAGAGACGCGATCTCCGTAAGGAGGTCGGCGGCCGTCGTGATAGTGGGCTGTAAGATCGTGGACTTCGGCCTGAAATCGATGGAAGGCCTCCGAGTAGGCCTCAACGAGGCTCTGAGCCTGGTGAACCTCGGCATAGCGCTCGGCTCCGCGGTGAGGGCCGCGGCAGAACTCGGAGTCGACAACAGGATCATGCTCACGGCGGGTAACGCCGCGCTGAGACTCGGCCTGATCGACGCGGACTTCGCGCTGGGGGTGCCTCTCAGCGCGACCAGCAAGAGCGTCTTCTTCGATAGGAGATGGCCTCCTCGATAG
- a CDS encoding PAC2 family protein — MLKKLGSLSFSSREGEVSEATFPRRVEGRGYVVVEYGEVDLSGKVVVVGFPGMALVGKMAAEVLINRLGLTKVASLYSTRSPGAVPVEEGILKAAEITVYAGDGSPIAVVTSSYQPPSDESQNALAHEVLSYLSSRGAKLIISAAAYVSHEPPQQRRVFAAASNRRILEKLVKTGAIPMSGGISGLNGLVPALAPVYGMEGAALLGEAEELYVTSGLIDHRAAASVVELVARLLDIEIEVSDLIRAAEEIEKRITRVSREEAAEEAEERRPPPTHM, encoded by the coding sequence TTGCTTAAAAAGCTCGGCAGCCTCTCCTTCTCCTCGAGGGAAGGCGAGGTGAGCGAGGCGACGTTCCCGCGCAGAGTCGAGGGGCGCGGATACGTGGTCGTCGAGTACGGCGAGGTCGACCTCTCGGGCAAGGTAGTGGTGGTGGGATTCCCGGGCATGGCTCTCGTGGGCAAAATGGCGGCCGAGGTCCTCATCAATAGGCTCGGCCTCACGAAGGTGGCCTCGCTATACAGCACGCGCTCGCCCGGCGCGGTCCCCGTGGAGGAGGGCATACTCAAAGCCGCCGAGATAACGGTCTACGCCGGCGACGGATCACCCATAGCCGTGGTGACTTCCTCCTATCAGCCTCCGAGCGACGAGAGCCAGAACGCGCTCGCCCACGAGGTGTTATCCTACCTGAGCTCTCGCGGAGCTAAGCTGATCATCTCGGCTGCGGCCTACGTGAGCCACGAGCCTCCTCAGCAGAGGAGAGTCTTCGCGGCGGCCTCCAATAGGAGGATCCTAGAGAAGCTGGTGAAGACCGGGGCCATCCCGATGAGCGGTGGCATATCCGGGCTCAACGGCTTAGTGCCGGCTTTGGCCCCCGTCTACGGCATGGAAGGCGCTGCGTTGTTGGGTGAGGCCGAGGAGCTCTACGTGACGAGCGGCCTGATAGACCATAGAGCGGCGGCCAGCGTCGTGGAGCTCGTGGCCAGGCTCCTCGACATCGAGATAGAGGTGAGCGACCTCATCAGAGCGGCGGAGGAGATCGAGAAGCGCATCACCAGGGTCTCGAGAGAGGAGGCGGCCGAAGAGGCGGAGGAGAGAAGGCCTCCTCCGACTCACATGTGA